A single window of Collinsella aerofaciens DNA harbors:
- a CDS encoding helix-turn-helix domain-containing protein, with protein MDSNAKLNILTDALAAAGASALAIDARGDVAISTMNDAALERDVAAFVAERLDRIGDGARLVMGREGTRLSLTVRPTDKEGGRLWVVVVREVRGAAAHAGIEWLNADEVEVRYESSAYGIVEGAASVAAPVAESYARGVPLMLEGELGAGQVEIAKRLYLDGPFAGQPFVSVALDELTDRGWRHVLKSAESPLFQTGLTLCIEDWNAVGPQRLRELVSTMADTALATRCHVVLTANDMPGGSESDQAAFVTERFACAVSVAPAIAEQGAASKKVARYLEYLADAFGTSAPTLSAAAAKTLDAYRWPRNYLQLREVSERLYILVGAGTVDRTVAEEVLAQEDVIKTATFGAPTLESDLYILRPLADTERDIAHLVVDHLHGNRTRAAEVLGISRTTLWRLLKDDDR; from the coding sequence ATGGATAGCAATGCTAAGCTGAACATCTTGACCGATGCCCTAGCTGCTGCCGGGGCCTCGGCATTGGCAATCGATGCGCGTGGGGACGTCGCGATCTCGACCATGAATGACGCGGCGCTTGAGCGGGATGTGGCGGCTTTTGTCGCTGAGCGTCTCGACCGTATAGGAGACGGCGCGCGTCTGGTTATGGGGCGTGAGGGTACGCGCCTGAGCCTGACCGTTCGCCCCACCGACAAAGAGGGCGGGAGGCTTTGGGTCGTTGTGGTCCGCGAGGTGCGCGGTGCCGCGGCGCATGCGGGCATCGAGTGGCTCAACGCCGACGAAGTTGAGGTCCGCTATGAATCGAGCGCGTACGGCATCGTTGAGGGGGCGGCCTCGGTGGCTGCGCCGGTTGCCGAGAGTTACGCGCGCGGTGTGCCCCTTATGCTCGAGGGCGAGCTGGGAGCGGGTCAGGTCGAGATCGCCAAGCGCCTCTATCTGGACGGTCCTTTTGCCGGTCAGCCCTTTGTTTCCGTCGCGCTCGATGAACTCACCGATCGCGGTTGGCGCCATGTGCTCAAAAGCGCCGAATCGCCGCTGTTCCAAACGGGGCTGACCCTTTGCATTGAGGACTGGAATGCGGTTGGTCCCCAACGCCTTCGCGAGCTCGTTTCCACGATGGCCGACACCGCGTTGGCGACGCGCTGCCATGTGGTGCTGACGGCGAATGACATGCCGGGCGGCAGCGAAAGTGATCAAGCCGCTTTTGTGACCGAGCGCTTCGCCTGTGCGGTGAGCGTGGCGCCGGCAATCGCCGAGCAGGGAGCCGCGTCGAAGAAGGTTGCGCGCTATTTGGAATATCTCGCTGACGCATTTGGGACGTCAGCGCCCACGCTGTCTGCCGCGGCGGCGAAGACGCTCGATGCTTACCGCTGGCCGCGCAATTATCTGCAGCTCCGCGAGGTCTCGGAACGACTGTATATATTGGTGGGGGCGGGCACGGTGGACCGCACTGTGGCGGAGGAAGTGCTCGCCCAAGAGGACGTGATTAAGACCGCAACCTTTGGCGCCCCGACACTCGAAAGTGACCTGTATATCCTGCGACCGCTGGCCGATACCGAGCGAGATATCGCGCATCTGGTTGTAGACCATCTCCACGGCAACCGAACCCGTGCGGCGGAGGTGCTGGGCATAAGCCGTACAACGCTGTGGCGCTTGCTGAAGGACGATGACCGTTGA
- a CDS encoding nitroreductase family protein produces the protein METIEALIHRRSCRNYSDRPVEAEKLARIIEAGQYAPSGMGRQPVTFVAVTDPATVERLSQLNAQVMGSNSDPFYGAKTVVVVLVDRSVPTHLEDGSLAMGNLLNAAYALGVDSCWIHRAHEVFDSPEGLELLASWGLPANGSLRGVGNCILGYAEDTLPEAKPRRDNVVYVR, from the coding sequence ATGGAGACTATCGAAGCACTCATTCACCGTCGCAGCTGCCGCAACTACAGCGATCGTCCCGTCGAGGCCGAAAAGCTTGCACGTATTATCGAAGCCGGCCAATATGCACCGAGCGGCATGGGCCGTCAGCCGGTGACGTTTGTCGCCGTCACTGACCCCGCGACCGTCGAGCGTCTCTCACAGCTCAACGCCCAGGTCATGGGCAGCAACAGCGACCCCTTCTATGGCGCCAAGACCGTTGTGGTGGTGCTGGTTGACCGCAGCGTGCCCACACATCTGGAAGACGGCTCGCTCGCCATGGGCAACTTGCTCAACGCCGCCTATGCACTGGGTGTCGATTCGTGCTGGATTCACCGCGCGCATGAGGTCTTTGACTCGCCCGAGGGCCTGGAGCTGCTGGCCAGCTGGGGCCTGCCCGCCAACGGCAGCCTGCGCGGTGTCGGTAACTGCATTCTTGGCTACGCCGAGGACACGCTGCCCGAGGCAAAGCCGCGCCGCGACAACGTGGTGTACGTTAGGTAG